One genomic region from Halomicrobium zhouii encodes:
- a CDS encoding Imm49 family immunity protein: MTFTEAELREYIQDARAELDFNTGLWRDGSVAIDGVTNITRNTGKQYNRLATGAALLGVVRDARNCFGEAARIYLEQIRATRLRRDIRERILWEGEPRVFFRALNAGLLSRDESLLTEIATEAIEVDESYLDEFASDYPDSPAQYYDMKVHAALVLGDERAATFLDELRDVLDVITDKSQYWEVIPRYYQALLDESASATEAALRELHDFFAGEEPDPDDPNKYVLHDVCAYIVLARRHGLDVSIDSDRLPEVLLKEDIPHEDVELDVDFGNVQVTSDVGLFELERDDDGSPVIAGRIYHPGGREVTAEDVPEREAGQVLSDEWVDAALDEAAWRDHYADDLVADAQEAFADGSLTRKLVVVQDRTDEHLFDESLTTLPIDDIELLKGAGRR, translated from the coding sequence GTGACGTTTACAGAAGCCGAGCTCAGGGAGTATATTCAGGATGCCCGAGCGGAACTCGACTTCAACACCGGTTTGTGGCGAGATGGTTCGGTTGCCATTGATGGCGTGACGAATATCACCCGCAACACCGGAAAACAGTACAACCGCCTCGCAACGGGTGCAGCATTGCTCGGAGTGGTACGTGACGCCCGCAACTGCTTCGGGGAGGCGGCGAGAATCTATCTCGAACAGATCCGTGCCACCCGCCTGCGGCGCGATATTCGTGAACGCATCCTCTGGGAAGGCGAACCGCGCGTGTTCTTCCGAGCGTTAAACGCCGGTTTACTCAGTCGAGATGAATCGCTCCTGACCGAAATCGCGACCGAGGCTATCGAGGTCGACGAAAGTTATCTCGACGAGTTCGCCTCGGATTATCCAGATAGTCCCGCGCAATACTACGATATGAAGGTTCACGCCGCACTCGTTCTCGGCGACGAGCGAGCGGCGACGTTCCTCGACGAGTTGCGCGATGTGCTTGATGTGATAACGGATAAGAGTCAGTACTGGGAGGTAATTCCCAGGTATTACCAGGCGCTCCTCGACGAATCTGCCTCAGCAACCGAAGCAGCGCTCAGAGAGCTACACGACTTTTTCGCGGGTGAGGAACCAGACCCGGACGACCCGAACAAGTACGTTCTGCACGATGTCTGTGCATATATCGTCCTTGCACGGCGGCACGGACTCGATGTCTCGATCGATTCTGACCGCCTCCCAGAGGTCTTACTCAAGGAGGATATTCCCCACGAAGACGTGGAACTCGACGTCGACTTTGGAAACGTGCAGGTCACGAGCGACGTCGGGCTGTTCGAACTGGAACGCGACGACGACGGTTCGCCCGTGATTGCCGGGCGGATCTACCACCCGGGCGGGCGAGAGGTAACCGCCGAGGACGTTCCGGAACGGGAGGCGGGTCAAGTTCTCTCCGACGAGTGGGTCGACGCGGCACTCGACGAGGCAGCGTGGCGAGACCACTACGCCGACGATCTGGTCGCCGACGCACAAGAGGCATTCGCAGACGGGTCACTGACACGAAAACTGGTCGTCGTGCAGGACCGGACCGACGAGCACCTGTTCGACGAGTCACTGACGACGCTGCCGATCGACGACATCGAGTTGCTGAAGGGTGCCGGTCGGCGGTAA
- a CDS encoding ribonuclease HI family protein: MTTIVEFDGASRGNPGPAGIGYRVLPDGDGVEGHEYIGEATNNEAEYTALIRGLESALEKGYTEVIAEGDSQLVVRQVRGQYNVGADNLIPLYKEARTLVEEFDDFEIRHVKRSKNEGADDLANEALDQR; encoded by the coding sequence ATGACCACGATCGTCGAGTTCGACGGCGCGTCGCGCGGCAACCCTGGTCCGGCCGGTATCGGCTATCGCGTCCTCCCGGACGGCGACGGCGTCGAGGGTCACGAGTACATCGGCGAGGCCACCAACAACGAGGCCGAGTACACCGCGCTGATCCGCGGCCTGGAGAGCGCCCTCGAGAAGGGCTACACCGAGGTCATCGCCGAGGGCGACTCCCAGCTCGTCGTCCGCCAGGTACGGGGCCAGTACAACGTCGGCGCCGACAACCTGATTCCCCTGTACAAGGAGGCCCGCACCCTGGTCGAGGAGTTCGACGACTTCGAGATCCGCCACGTCAAGCGCTCGAAGAACGAGGGCGCCGACGACCTGGCGAACGAGGCCCTCGACCAGCGGTAA
- a CDS encoding G8 domain-containing protein, translating into MTGERKSNETDRSGALGRRRFLQATGGLVVAGALGSNVASAQTASEPSRWSDPATWDGSLPEAGDQVTIEEGDHVVLDTSPPPLDGVLVNGTLEFADDSIVSGDNSGSGGSSDSDDGSDGSTGSDGDNDGTDTSGSDDSGDAASCPAPWDSGTVYREGDRATYDGTRWEAQWWTEGDEPGASQWGPWEELGPCEGTADGDGSDEANQLVLEESGDSSGRFDGEGTACAPRWQPVDSHDAAYTSGDVVSHDGANWEAQWYTQDDEPGEADVWEEVEACSIVAGDDGHGSADVDLELTTTWLLAEGSNSLIRIGSADEPYEHDVRITLVGLGHGNVRGEDDMAIGTKFLGTWDGGSIEIHGASREKTDWTQLDASADAGAETITLADAVDWEAGDQIAIAPSGSDPWQAERRTVESVNGTQVTLDEPLEHDHYGAVETHAGTELDMRAEVGLLTRNVELRGDELSYRDRNQGVDSEYAPGFGGHGIFADPGRVRIEGLEGFRLGQTGLQARYPLHFHHGHDQDGSYIRHNSVWHSFQRGINAHGTGNVLIEGNVVFDTIDHSYLVEEGLPAEEGNVFRENLAILTKNVRESDRAFGGYLENPGDVRRRPKQQNSYRPAAFWISNPSNELVGNHAAGGYGAMGFFYDGHDESDVGLDASEFEITFEDNVAHSYSVRPQKQLDGYTGDVGEDALLRSWRMSHYQHICQGIGLMMQLEPMEIDPDEIPKNREDLLTGFTAYKCEHSGVWTEFQTSILEDSVIADFNIGHFAMGGSETRDTVFVGRDATDNDVAPPPTRFKTGGPNLEGPALHDATDGGQYEKLAPTTTNVDYVDVRLEHNSRLTPSARTTDE; encoded by the coding sequence ATGACAGGAGAACGCAAATCGAACGAGACGGATCGAAGTGGGGCGCTGGGACGGCGACGGTTTCTCCAGGCGACTGGCGGCCTCGTCGTAGCGGGCGCCCTCGGAAGTAACGTAGCCTCGGCTCAGACCGCGAGCGAACCGAGCAGGTGGTCGGACCCGGCGACCTGGGACGGCTCGCTCCCCGAAGCCGGGGACCAGGTGACCATCGAGGAGGGCGACCACGTCGTGCTCGACACCAGCCCACCACCGCTGGACGGCGTCCTCGTCAACGGCACCCTCGAGTTCGCCGACGACTCGATCGTCAGCGGCGACAACAGCGGTAGTGGCGGCAGCAGCGACAGTGACGACGGCAGTGACGGTAGTACCGGCAGCGACGGCGACAACGACGGTACCGATACCAGCGGAAGCGACGATTCCGGCGACGCGGCGTCGTGCCCGGCCCCCTGGGACTCGGGAACGGTCTACAGAGAGGGCGACAGGGCCACCTACGACGGGACCCGCTGGGAAGCCCAGTGGTGGACCGAAGGTGACGAACCGGGCGCCAGTCAGTGGGGCCCCTGGGAAGAACTCGGCCCGTGTGAGGGCACCGCCGACGGTGACGGGAGTGACGAGGCGAACCAACTGGTACTCGAGGAGAGCGGTGACAGTTCCGGACGGTTCGACGGGGAGGGGACCGCCTGTGCGCCCCGGTGGCAGCCCGTCGACTCCCACGACGCCGCCTACACGTCCGGGGACGTCGTCTCCCACGACGGCGCGAACTGGGAGGCCCAGTGGTACACCCAGGACGACGAACCCGGGGAGGCCGACGTCTGGGAGGAGGTCGAGGCCTGCTCCATCGTCGCGGGCGACGACGGCCACGGCAGCGCCGACGTCGACCTTGAACTCACGACGACGTGGCTGCTCGCCGAGGGGTCGAACTCGCTGATCCGCATCGGGTCGGCGGACGAGCCCTACGAACACGACGTCCGGATCACGCTTGTCGGCCTCGGCCACGGGAACGTCAGGGGCGAGGACGACATGGCCATCGGGACGAAGTTCCTCGGCACCTGGGACGGCGGCTCGATCGAGATCCACGGCGCCAGCCGGGAGAAGACCGACTGGACGCAACTCGACGCCAGCGCCGACGCCGGTGCGGAGACGATCACGCTCGCCGACGCTGTCGACTGGGAGGCGGGCGACCAGATCGCCATCGCCCCCAGCGGCTCCGACCCCTGGCAAGCCGAACGGCGGACGGTCGAGTCGGTCAACGGGACCCAGGTGACGCTGGACGAACCCCTGGAACACGACCACTACGGCGCCGTCGAGACTCACGCCGGCACGGAACTCGACATGCGGGCCGAGGTCGGCCTGCTCACTCGCAACGTCGAACTCCGCGGCGACGAACTCAGCTATCGCGACCGGAACCAGGGCGTCGACTCGGAGTACGCCCCCGGCTTCGGCGGCCACGGCATCTTCGCCGACCCCGGACGGGTCCGGATCGAGGGGCTCGAAGGGTTCCGCCTGGGCCAGACCGGTCTCCAGGCCAGATACCCGCTGCACTTCCACCACGGCCACGACCAGGACGGCTCCTACATCAGGCACAACAGCGTCTGGCACAGCTTCCAGCGCGGGATCAACGCCCACGGCACTGGCAACGTCCTGATCGAAGGCAACGTCGTCTTCGACACTATCGACCACTCCTATCTCGTCGAGGAGGGACTCCCGGCGGAGGAGGGCAACGTCTTCCGGGAGAACCTGGCTATCCTCACGAAGAACGTCAGGGAGTCCGACCGGGCCTTCGGTGGGTACCTGGAGAATCCGGGCGACGTCCGCCGGCGACCGAAGCAACAGAACAGCTATCGACCGGCCGCGTTCTGGATCTCGAATCCCAGCAACGAGCTCGTGGGGAACCACGCCGCCGGCGGCTACGGCGCGATGGGGTTCTTCTACGACGGCCACGACGAGTCGGACGTGGGACTCGACGCCAGCGAGTTCGAGATAACCTTCGAGGACAACGTCGCCCACTCCTACTCGGTTCGACCCCAGAAGCAGCTCGATGGCTACACTGGCGACGTCGGCGAGGACGCCCTCCTTCGCTCGTGGCGGATGTCACACTACCAGCACATCTGCCAGGGGATCGGGCTGATGATGCAGCTCGAACCGATGGAGATCGACCCCGACGAGATCCCCAAGAACCGGGAGGACCTGCTCACCGGCTTCACCGCCTACAAGTGCGAGCACTCGGGGGTCTGGACGGAGTTCCAGACCTCTATTCTCGAAGACAGCGTGATCGCCGACTTCAACATCGGTCACTTCGCGATGGGCGGCTCCGAGACCAGGGACACCGTGTTCGTCGGTCGCGACGCGACGGACAACGACGTGGCGCCCCCGCCGACGCGCTTCAAGACCGGCGGCCCGAACCTCGAGGGGCCGGCACTCCACGACGCCACCGACGGTGGCCAGTACGAGAAACTGGCACCGACGACCACGAACGTCGACTACGTCGACGTCAGACTGGAGCACAACAGCCGCCTCACGCCGTCGGCGCGGACCACCGACGAGTAG
- a CDS encoding helix-turn-helix domain-containing protein, with translation MSLYEASFRVKHECPYREISERHPDLTIREWYLSDCQVIELSSSASPTDELRDEIDQLGTILHESVDESGLHVVTQSCLCSLEGSIIERFEEYNCLYQPPTIHRQGWEHYTVIAFDETDVQALFRDLEADRDVEVLSKTAITEQQIPHSMLAPVDQLFETVTDRQLAALRLALESGYYEQPRKTSLRDLADQTAVARSTYEEHLRKAENKLLTNAGQFLRLVTAASSADPLQVEKTRQSERAAD, from the coding sequence ATGAGCCTCTACGAGGCCTCGTTCCGGGTCAAACACGAGTGTCCGTACCGAGAAATCTCGGAACGCCACCCGGACCTCACGATCCGCGAGTGGTACCTGAGCGACTGCCAGGTGATCGAACTCTCCTCCTCGGCGTCCCCGACCGACGAGCTCCGCGACGAGATCGACCAGCTCGGAACCATCCTCCACGAATCGGTCGACGAGTCCGGCCTCCACGTCGTCACGCAGTCCTGTCTCTGTTCGCTCGAGGGCTCCATCATCGAACGGTTCGAGGAGTACAACTGCCTCTACCAGCCGCCGACGATCCACCGCCAGGGGTGGGAACACTACACGGTCATCGCGTTCGACGAGACCGACGTACAGGCCCTCTTTCGGGACCTCGAGGCCGACCGGGACGTCGAGGTGCTCTCGAAGACGGCCATCACGGAACAGCAGATCCCCCACAGCATGCTGGCCCCGGTCGACCAGTTGTTCGAAACGGTGACCGACCGACAGCTGGCGGCCCTCCGGCTGGCCCTCGAGAGCGGCTACTACGAGCAGCCGCGGAAGACGTCGCTCAGGGACCTCGCCGACCAGACGGCCGTCGCCCGGTCGACGTACGAAGAACACCTCCGGAAGGCGGAGAACAAACTCCTCACGAACGCCGGCCAGTTCCTGCGACTGGTGACCGCGGCGTCGTCGGCCGACCCACTGCAGGTCGAGAAGACGCGTCAGTCCGAACGGGCCGCCGACTGA
- a CDS encoding vWA domain-containing protein translates to MGGDANSIAGASNQLLAVALAVLLLTGTVTPVIAVETDQSGVVGGLGEAGNVQAANGTVLGTEAANTLFEGSPSLQKTWARTLVLNGTHAHGHNRESLEHLNRSLAHTRGPKTVANASAFEHDAAAVESLELHGDQRRQEMDVLAAELVVSADNETAAERIEHAQWALNRTRDRLHTGTEKSSAAHIRNAERAHQRAAKHLDGAAADDMEARAAAIRQYRVAWKQATKALNRIDAATDPVVVIDTRGDPQRNGSEPLTGELRGHVVDADSSDLSNATVTVGDERTKTVPINGTGTHANATFAVNVTLEDRITRVNVSVEESGASHRKSGRPDHAGNKGNSENKDKKDKGEKDKGEKNRGKPDHARGGGSNGHAAPNDGAGNVGYDVVRFDGDGLPDTFETEVLHTDPQDPDSDSPKVAADVGDNGVIDGLEDFDGDNVTNYHEGRFGTDPFASDTDGDRLPDRFEIQYGALDPRQADTNDDGVRDDEWDVDDDGLTNRQEYEAGTNPQVADADRDGLNDSRELEFGTNATDPDTDDDGLLDGEEVRLGTDPLSPDSDGDGVVDGDATYTTTTSNETLGVNVSLSGGGDVASGVTVENGSQEMFERDQIRDAQVSSIVDLESERSFDSANVTFSYDESELGETNESDLVVFRYNESLNLFEPLNSSVDAANDTVTGETEQFSRFVVFDVRNWAANYAAERPEESAGEDEIQPIDVTFIIDSSGSMSGNDPQEFRKQAAKEFVGALVDGDRAGVVDFDGDAHVDQELTTDFGKVNVSIERLDANGGTNIGAGVGAANEHFADRSNDSRAQFAVLLTDGQGSGGRAEAETAAERGTTIYTIGFGGADGNKLQDIAQTTGGNYTYVDSASDLPDVFSRVADDIGAQDTDGDTIPDVAERRGVPTSLGLVQTDPYNDDTDGDGLSDREELGRATSFEELTERLDPNSDASAVERRQARSIVRTMTEAGYNLSNVSTNIYLDPTSDPTERDTDGDGVDDYTETTEPTEVLWTADRDATRRVLEEGEPDADAIDAAYETNSVYSDPWQSDTDGDGLNDSRERALATDPTRADTDGDGIDDETEVEGTGDPTLYDVRPPDIETDESGYYIPKESLDTTYWVQVRIEDDAGVASASLVKGDSVEMTREFDEDDPYLTDDGTTALGTLEYTDKALTTEEVDTSSVESTFVSFGSAAVDAVGDVSETVGDVTLGATVYVRSTDANDNSRRVVGVQRENFYGAIAGELYTGTIFDHGTAGSFGLVSGFSASLGVVFADLATFIEDPTAFVDGMAAMWNIVSEQGFDVLGPLIDGLIHQFEQKQAQNNPYGSLEEKEHPALYDTYERNWYKGYAIGFVSKLVLSAGVGKAAKTAIKQTDTAGDIADRLADTRALRALSRMSDAKEAGKARVAARILLASDDASEAVISQADTAGAAVRLWRVQRGMDADVDALPEARQAELGRMLARGDADTRSAARRLDQDALDDLTRLDVGPRVRAGLAPKYAELDANRRAELGKIIRIKGDSAAAGGARLDDASLRTVIDADYTTRQRADVLETVDDANIHTLGETPDGRDLAVRYLTRSGGSDGDVLRANVCNSPCDSIADSVTGLDLSDDQEEYLLANLDAYDRRQSGHTRSVSDVESDLERLAREDVDGLREAIEHGTRNKNDPVEITHDDLSALQGLDGEVDAATNILDNERTVIKSLDNDIDTSKGTTDVDIDLEDGTGIEVKNRDYTEIPEYAKDSEIDELTTKMEKYAEVRDDIVIATKGDPQSSDVLQSVKENIESDYPDAEIQIMHIDDLDSL, encoded by the coding sequence ATGGGTGGGGATGCTAACAGTATAGCTGGAGCGTCGAATCAGTTGCTCGCGGTCGCACTGGCCGTGTTGCTGCTCACGGGGACGGTCACGCCAGTCATCGCCGTCGAAACTGACCAGAGCGGAGTAGTCGGCGGTCTGGGCGAAGCGGGGAACGTCCAGGCGGCTAACGGGACCGTCCTGGGGACAGAAGCGGCCAACACGCTGTTCGAGGGCAGTCCGAGTCTCCAGAAGACGTGGGCCCGGACCCTGGTCCTGAACGGCACGCACGCACACGGCCACAACCGGGAGTCCCTGGAGCACCTTAACAGGTCGCTGGCGCACACGAGGGGGCCCAAGACAGTCGCCAACGCGAGCGCGTTCGAGCACGACGCGGCGGCCGTCGAATCGCTCGAACTCCACGGCGACCAGCGGCGACAGGAGATGGACGTCCTGGCGGCAGAGCTGGTCGTCTCGGCGGACAACGAGACCGCGGCCGAGCGCATCGAACACGCCCAGTGGGCGCTCAACCGGACGCGAGACAGGCTCCACACGGGCACCGAAAAGAGCTCGGCCGCACACATCCGCAACGCGGAACGGGCCCATCAGCGCGCCGCGAAGCACCTCGACGGAGCAGCGGCCGACGACATGGAAGCGCGCGCCGCGGCGATACGCCAGTACCGGGTCGCCTGGAAGCAGGCGACGAAGGCGCTGAACAGGATCGACGCGGCGACGGACCCCGTCGTCGTCATCGACACGCGCGGGGATCCACAGCGGAACGGCTCCGAACCGCTCACTGGTGAACTCCGCGGCCACGTCGTCGACGCGGATTCGTCGGATCTTTCGAACGCGACCGTGACCGTCGGTGACGAGCGGACGAAGACGGTCCCGATCAACGGCACCGGAACGCACGCGAACGCGACCTTCGCCGTCAACGTCACGCTCGAGGATCGGATCACCCGGGTCAACGTCTCCGTCGAAGAATCGGGAGCCTCCCACCGGAAATCGGGCAGGCCCGACCACGCCGGAAACAAAGGGAACAGCGAGAACAAGGACAAGAAGGACAAGGGCGAGAAGGACAAGGGCGAGAAGAACAGGGGCAAGCCCGACCACGCCCGGGGAGGCGGATCGAACGGTCACGCGGCTCCGAACGACGGTGCCGGAAACGTCGGGTACGACGTCGTTCGATTCGACGGCGACGGCCTCCCCGACACGTTCGAGACCGAAGTTCTCCACACGGATCCCCAGGATCCGGACAGCGACTCGCCGAAAGTCGCGGCCGACGTCGGTGACAACGGCGTCATCGACGGGCTGGAGGACTTCGACGGGGACAACGTCACCAACTATCACGAGGGGCGGTTCGGAACGGACCCGTTCGCGAGCGACACAGACGGCGACCGGCTCCCGGACAGGTTCGAGATCCAGTACGGGGCACTCGATCCGCGGCAGGCAGACACGAACGACGACGGCGTCCGTGACGACGAGTGGGACGTCGACGACGACGGCCTGACGAACCGCCAGGAGTACGAAGCGGGGACGAATCCGCAGGTCGCCGACGCGGACAGGGACGGGCTGAACGACTCCCGGGAGCTCGAGTTCGGGACGAACGCGACCGACCCGGACACCGACGACGACGGATTGCTGGACGGCGAGGAGGTCCGGCTCGGGACCGACCCGCTGTCACCCGACTCCGACGGTGACGGCGTGGTCGACGGCGACGCGACCTACACGACGACGACGTCGAACGAGACCCTCGGGGTGAACGTCTCGCTGTCCGGTGGGGGCGACGTCGCGAGCGGCGTCACTGTCGAGAACGGCTCCCAGGAGATGTTCGAACGCGACCAGATCCGCGACGCCCAGGTTTCCTCGATCGTCGACCTCGAATCGGAGCGTTCCTTCGACTCGGCCAACGTCACGTTCTCCTACGACGAGTCGGAGCTGGGCGAGACCAACGAGTCCGACCTGGTCGTCTTCCGGTACAACGAGTCGCTGAACCTGTTCGAACCGCTGAACAGCTCCGTCGACGCGGCCAACGACACCGTCACCGGCGAGACGGAACAGTTCTCCCGGTTCGTGGTGTTCGACGTCCGGAACTGGGCGGCGAACTACGCGGCAGAGCGACCGGAGGAGAGCGCCGGCGAGGACGAGATACAGCCCATCGACGTGACGTTCATCATCGACTCGTCGGGGTCGATGTCCGGGAACGATCCCCAGGAGTTCCGCAAGCAGGCGGCCAAAGAGTTCGTCGGGGCGCTCGTCGACGGTGACCGCGCCGGCGTCGTCGACTTCGACGGCGACGCACACGTCGACCAGGAACTGACGACGGACTTCGGCAAGGTCAACGTCTCTATCGAGCGCCTGGACGCCAACGGTGGGACGAACATCGGGGCCGGCGTCGGCGCCGCCAACGAGCACTTCGCCGACCGGAGCAACGACTCCCGCGCCCAGTTCGCCGTCCTGTTGACCGACGGGCAGGGCAGTGGCGGCCGCGCCGAGGCCGAGACGGCCGCCGAACGCGGGACGACCATCTACACCATCGGCTTCGGCGGCGCGGACGGGAACAAACTGCAGGACATCGCCCAGACCACGGGCGGGAACTACACCTACGTCGACAGCGCGAGCGACCTGCCCGACGTCTTCTCGCGCGTCGCCGACGACATCGGCGCCCAGGACACCGACGGGGACACGATTCCGGACGTGGCCGAGCGGCGTGGCGTCCCGACGAGCCTCGGCCTGGTCCAGACGGACCCGTACAACGACGACACGGACGGCGACGGGCTCAGTGACCGCGAGGAACTCGGACGGGCGACGAGCTTCGAGGAACTGACCGAGCGGCTCGATCCGAACAGTGACGCTTCGGCCGTCGAGCGGCGACAGGCCCGGAGCATCGTTCGGACGATGACGGAGGCGGGCTACAACCTCAGTAACGTCTCCACGAACATCTACCTCGATCCGACCAGCGACCCGACCGAGCGGGACACTGACGGGGATGGCGTGGACGACTACACGGAGACCACGGAGCCGACTGAGGTCCTCTGGACGGCCGACCGCGACGCGACCCGGCGCGTCCTCGAGGAGGGTGAGCCAGACGCCGACGCCATCGACGCCGCCTACGAGACGAACTCGGTGTACTCCGATCCGTGGCAGTCCGACACCGACGGCGACGGGCTCAACGATAGCCGGGAACGAGCACTGGCGACGGACCCGACCAGGGCGGACACCGACGGGGACGGCATCGACGACGAGACGGAGGTCGAGGGCACCGGCGACCCGACGCTGTACGACGTCCGGCCACCGGACATCGAGACAGACGAGTCCGGCTACTACATCCCGAAGGAGAGCCTCGACACGACCTACTGGGTCCAGGTCCGGATCGAAGACGACGCCGGCGTTGCGAGCGCGTCGCTCGTCAAGGGCGACAGCGTCGAGATGACGCGAGAGTTCGACGAGGACGACCCGTATCTCACCGACGACGGTACCACCGCGCTCGGAACGCTGGAGTACACCGACAAGGCCCTCACGACCGAGGAGGTCGACACCAGCAGCGTCGAATCGACGTTCGTCTCCTTCGGGAGCGCCGCCGTCGACGCGGTCGGCGACGTCTCCGAGACCGTCGGCGACGTCACCCTCGGTGCGACGGTGTACGTCCGGAGCACGGACGCGAACGACAACAGTCGCCGCGTCGTCGGCGTCCAGCGCGAGAACTTCTACGGCGCCATCGCGGGAGAGCTCTACACGGGAACGATATTCGACCACGGGACCGCCGGTTCGTTCGGGCTGGTCTCGGGCTTCTCCGCGAGCCTCGGTGTCGTGTTCGCGGACCTCGCGACGTTCATCGAGGACCCGACCGCGTTCGTCGACGGGATGGCGGCGATGTGGAACATCGTCTCCGAACAGGGATTCGACGTCCTCGGCCCGCTGATCGACGGGCTCATCCACCAGTTCGAGCAGAAACAGGCCCAGAACAACCCCTACGGCTCGCTGGAGGAGAAGGAGCATCCGGCGCTGTACGACACCTACGAGCGCAACTGGTACAAGGGGTACGCCATCGGGTTCGTCTCGAAGCTGGTGCTCAGCGCGGGCGTCGGCAAGGCCGCCAAGACGGCGATCAAGCAGACCGACACCGCCGGCGACATCGCTGACCGGCTCGCCGACACCCGGGCGCTCCGGGCTCTCTCGCGGATGAGCGACGCGAAGGAAGCGGGCAAAGCGCGCGTCGCAGCGCGGATTCTGCTGGCCAGTGACGACGCCAGCGAAGCGGTGATCAGCCAGGCAGATACCGCCGGCGCGGCGGTGCGACTGTGGCGCGTCCAGCGCGGGATGGACGCCGACGTGGACGCGCTGCCGGAGGCTCGGCAGGCGGAACTGGGTCGGATGCTCGCCCGTGGCGACGCCGACACGAGAAGCGCCGCACGGCGGCTGGACCAGGACGCGCTGGACGATCTGACAAGGCTTGACGTCGGTCCCAGAGTGCGGGCCGGGTTGGCGCCGAAGTACGCAGAGTTGGACGCCAATCGTCGCGCGGAGCTTGGCAAAATCATTCGAATTAAGGGAGACAGCGCTGCTGCAGGAGGTGCACGGCTTGATGATGCCTCGCTCAGAACGGTTATTGACGCAGATTACACGACGAGACAGAGAGCGGATGTCCTCGAAACTGTTGACGACGCAAATATCCATACGCTCGGGGAGACACCCGATGGTCGCGACCTTGCAGTCCGGTATCTCACTCGGAGCGGAGGCAGCGACGGTGACGTCCTCAGAGCAAACGTTTGCAACAGTCCGTGTGATAGTATTGCAGACTCGGTTACAGGGCTTGATCTCAGCGATGATCAAGAGGAATATCTACTGGCCAATCTTGATGCGTACGACAGGCGTCAGAGTGGTCATACACGTTCAGTGAGTGATGTCGAATCCGATCTAGAACGTCTGGCTCGCGAGGACGTCGACGGCCTCAGAGAAGCAATCGAACACGGTACCCGAAACAAGAATGACCCTGTCGAAATAACCCACGACGATCTATCTGCTCTTCAAGGATTGGATGGTGAGGTTGATGCAGCAACTAATATCCTGGACAACGAACGAACGGTGATAAAGTCACTTGACAATGATATTGACACGTCGAAAGGAACTACTGACGTCGACATCGATCTCGAAGACGGTACTGGAATCGAAGTGAAAAACAGAGATTACACCGAAATCCCCGAGTACGCGAAAGACAGTGAGATCGATGAACTGACCACGAAAATGGAGAAATACGCAGAAGTTCGAGATGATATTGTGATAGCAACTAAAGGCGATCCCCAGAGTTCAGATGTACTGCAGTCCGTAAAAGAAAATATTGAATCGGACTACCCTGACGCTGAGATTCAGATAATGCACATTGATGATCTAGACTCTCTGTAA
- a CDS encoding ferredoxin--NADP reductase, whose protein sequence is MTITVTVADVHQMTPDVKQFRLVADDHTFEFRPGQHTHIHFQDDDGEEVERPYTAITQPGTGQICLAIKRYDDGTASVWMHDRSPGDEIEIDPVDGNLYVRETARDAVFAATGTGITPIFPMVKQYAREGEGQAHLVFGERDQDHLIFRESLDQLRAENENLAVDYVLSRAEEDWPGRTGHVQDHLPDALDAVDLDAADCYVCGVPQMVVETADLLEDEGADEERIFTEGWEADAAEE, encoded by the coding sequence ATGACGATCACGGTCACGGTAGCCGACGTCCACCAGATGACGCCCGACGTCAAGCAGTTCAGGCTGGTCGCCGACGACCACACCTTCGAGTTCCGGCCGGGCCAGCACACCCACATCCACTTCCAGGACGACGACGGCGAGGAAGTCGAGCGGCCCTACACCGCCATCACGCAGCCAGGGACCGGCCAGATCTGTCTGGCCATCAAGCGCTACGACGACGGGACGGCGTCGGTGTGGATGCACGACCGTTCGCCGGGCGACGAGATCGAGATCGACCCCGTCGACGGGAACCTCTACGTCCGCGAGACGGCCCGTGACGCCGTCTTCGCCGCGACGGGGACCGGCATCACGCCGATTTTCCCGATGGTGAAACAGTACGCGCGCGAGGGCGAGGGGCAGGCCCACCTCGTCTTCGGCGAGCGCGACCAGGACCACCTCATCTTCCGCGAGAGCCTCGACCAGCTTCGTGCCGAGAACGAGAACCTCGCCGTCGACTACGTCCTCTCCCGGGCGGAGGAGGACTGGCCGGGACGAACCGGCCACGTGCAGGACCACCTGCCCGACGCGCTGGACGCGGTCGACCTCGACGCGGCCGACTGCTACGTCTGTGGCGTCCCCCAGATGGTCGTCGAGACGGCGGACCTGCTGGAAGACGAGGGCGCCGACGAGGAGCGCATCTTCACCGAGGGGTGGGAGGCGGACGCCGCTGAGGAGTAG